TCAACTGacaaaacactgtgttttttaaatcatcatagTAGCCGTattacaacaaaatatgaaaacagaatatgcctgtaaaataatgacaaaacatAGGCTCAACTTTATTTGATCTATTATTTACTTTGCATCAAACATAAGCATTTCGGTATGAAAACCATCATTTTTGATCTACAGAGTATTCTGTAATACACATAAATGTCTAATATTTTGTGTCAACCCAAACTGCTggaaaattgattgattgttgacAGTTCAGTGAGTTAATATACATGTATGCATTCAGAGGGACTACCCCATTCTAATATGGCATCCACAATGACACATCAATACAATGAGTAACAGTGCCCAGTATGGTATCTACATGTATACATCTATGGTCTGATTGTAGCTGGACATTGTCATGGTGGAATGCAATTAAAGTTAATATTTCCCTGGATTTCACTGCACATATATAGAAATATGAGTATATGACGAATAAATCTTGGAATCTTGATGCAGTACATaataatttatgtgtttttatgtttaattaattcttattaaaaatacaacaaataggTTTTAATTATACTTTTGTACAGTATAATCCATCTTTAGCTCCCTTGGTGCTCTGAAAGTTAAACACTTGACTCTCCAATTCACGTACGAACTTGACAGTTCCCTACAGTAATTGCTGGGGTCAGTTAGAGCTATACTAACAATGGAGTCATGGTCCAGAAAACGTTTGCAAACCCATATTAGGCTTCTTTCCTTTGTACtctggaaaaaaatcaataaatatatatgacatatactgtatatataagaCTATTTGTTTCACATAAATATAGAAAAGAGCTGTTCCATTGAATAAATATCTATATATCAGATAGAAGATGCCCTCTTGAGAATGGGCTtggtttaaattaaaacatgttttaaatgacagGGTTAACATTGTGACAGATTTGGCAATATTTTATCACAAAGAGTCTTCACTAACAGAGGTGACTAATAACAAGAAAGGTAAAACATTGAATAATGCATTGGTTTATCAGTTACAAATAGCTGAGACCTGTTCTTTTTGTGGAACGGTCCTTTTGTTGAAGTGCTTCCTCAAGCTTTCTCTCATGTCTTTAGCTCTTAAGCAGTATATAAGTGGATTTATCATGGGGGGGCAAAGGCTATACAGCATGATAGTTACTATTCGCATATCAGCACTAAATTTAATACCAACATTGCTGGCTAAATATACAAAACATCTTGGTGAATAATAGAGTGAGATTATTATCAACTGAGTACTACAAGTGGACAGAGATTTTAGGCGACCTTGCCAATTTGCTATCTTAAGTACTGCTATGATTATAGAGCAATATGAAAACAATATGAATGCCAGAGGCCCCAACAGTGCAACCATTGCAAACACAAAAGCAGGAAAGCCATAAGGGGCCCTGTCAGTGCATGCTAGCACTGTTATACCAATATGATCACAGTAGCAGTGATTGATTATGTTTGAGGCACAGTAAGGAAGAGGGTAGGCCCTAATAACTAACATTAAAGGGGCTGCACTGGCAATAACCCATGCAGTAATACTGATAATGCAGATAGTGGAGTTTTTAAGAACAAGTGGATATCTGAGAGGATGGCAGATAGCCAGATACCTATCTAATGCCATAAGGAAGAGAATATAGGAATTCACTGTGCCAAGATAGTGAACAAAGTACATTTGGACAAAGCAAGCAGTGAATGAAATGGTCCCTGATTGAAACCAGTACTTACTGATGATCTTAGGTAAAGTGGTTGTGCTAAAGAGAATGTCACATGCACTCAGATTTAGAATGATATAATACATTGGTTTATGAAGGCTGCGGTCAgttgcaaataaaaaaaatattgttgcaTTGCCTATCATAGTTAAGGAATAAACTAAGAACAATACAG
This is a stretch of genomic DNA from Thunnus albacares chromosome 6, fThuAlb1.1, whole genome shotgun sequence. It encodes these proteins:
- the LOC122984212 gene encoding olfactory receptor 2AT4-like, giving the protein MAEENQSTVTEFILTGFPGLHSKYQGIVSAVLFLVYSLTMIGNATIFFLFATDRSLHKPMYYIILNLSACDILFSTTTLPKIISKYWFQSGTISFTACFVQMYFVHYLGTVNSYILFLMALDRYLAICHPLRYPLVLKNSTICIISITAWVIASAAPLMLVIRAYPLPYCASNIINHCYCDHIGITVLACTDRAPYGFPAFVFAMVALLGPLAFILFSYCSIIIAVLKIANWQGRLKSLSTCSTQLIIISLYYSPRCFVYLASNVGIKFSADMRIVTIMLYSLCPPMINPLIYCLRAKDMRESLRKHFNKRTVPQKEQVSAICN